The following proteins are encoded in a genomic region of Nicotiana sylvestris chromosome 4, ASM39365v2, whole genome shotgun sequence:
- the LOC138889946 gene encoding uncharacterized protein: MELQSEIIVQSRGRGESSKGRGESGKGGHKGTMHPSAQRAITKKATAGQGKGRSLSELSSYVPSREASKGNSMSLLEEHNKEGSRPQGQPEPQVVSSNSHSTSQGSASTSHESNVTNQGSDSNDVQEDGRGRTSTKDDIERTEKKFTKIKGWIQFTEKLVDVKEHIVRKFYANMRHILKGKKIIKMRNLKFKFDQHTLNAYLRFQDVETKKYLQSWMRRRRVTHPTPTLITITEYLTDAKVEPMPFDTQVETTSPFEWYKLQEPRNPKKSIQSPTTAGQSDELVVIAPGPSDIFSTLAELSTIAKADIPESSSSASSPVPTPAPRLGSLPTGPLSKLRVSNTLLDPSNIDKKLTKVLDKQKVIMGTLVQYGAVIDRLTKPTQPHPDQPSHEDPTAQTEEPCLTSSVAEAVRDMFSSQAAPT; the protein is encoded by the exons ATGGAACTtcaaagcgag ATAATAGTGCAATCAAGAGGACGAGGAGAGTCTTCTAAAGGAAGAGGAGAATCAGGGAAAGGTGGACACAAAGGTACCATGCACCCAAGTGCACAGAGGGCCATAACAAAGAAAGCAACAGCAGGCCAAGGGAAAGGTAGAAGCCTCTCGGAGCTAAGTTCTTATGTCCCATCCAGGGAAGCTTCTAAGGGGAATTCTATGTCTCTTCTTGAAGAGCATAATAAGGAGGGGTCTAGACCACAAGGGCAGCCTGAGCCCCAAGTTGTGTCCTCTAACTCTCACAGTACCTCCCAAGGCTCAGCTAGCACTAGTCATGAATCCAATGTAACTAATCAAGGCTCTGATTCTAATGATGTCCAGGAAGATGGAAGAGGGCGAACAAGTACAAAAGACGACATTGAAAGAACTGAGAAGAAG TTTACAAAGATAAAGGGGTGGATACAGTTTACAGAGAAGCTGGTGGATGTGAAGGAACACATTGTCCGAAAATTCTATGCCAACATGAGACATATTCTTAAAGGGAAAAAGATCATCAAAATGCGCAACCTTAAATTCAAATTTGATCAGCACACTTTGAATGCTTACCTTAGATTTCAAGATGTAGAGACAAAGAAATATTTGCAAAGTTGGATGAGAAGGAGAAG GGTAACACATCCGACCCCTACCCTCATAACCATTACTGAGTACCTGACTGACGCCAAGGTGGAGCCCATGCCATTTGACACGCAGGTCGAGACAACTAGTCCTTTTGAGTGGTATAAGTTGCAAGAACCGAGGAACCCAAAAAAGAGCATTCAGTCTCCTACTACTGCTGGCCAATCTGATGAGCTAGTAGTCATAGCCCCTGGTCCCTCTGACATTTTTTCCACTTTAGCTGAACTTTCCACCATTGCTAAAGCTGACATTCCTGAGTCATCATCCTCAGCCTCCAGTCCAGTGCCTACACCAGCTCCGAGGCTAGGGTCTTTGCCTACAGGCCCATTGTCTAAGTTGCGGGTCTCAAATACACTA TTGGACCCTTCTAACATTGATAAGAAGCTCACCAAGGTCTTGGACAAACAGAAGGTGATCATGGGTACATTGGTACAATATGGTGCAGTGATTGATCGGTTGACCAA ACCTACACAGCCTCACCCAGATCAACCTTCTCATGAGGATCCCACTGCACAGACTGAGGAGCCTTGCCTTACATCCAGCGTCGCTGAGGCAGTGCGTGATATGTTCAGCTCTCAGGCAGCTCCCACATAG